From Bacteroidota bacterium, a single genomic window includes:
- a CDS encoding T9SS type A sorting domain-containing protein, which yields MDASAPKGIVYYLLSQTDFDGTTQKLSTIAVENDFENDFHITCFEKNGVLKILSTEKGEFQLQIISMNGQVVYSENILFGSKDVELNSYLLNPGVYILNVKNERKLFSTKFVW from the coding sequence ATGGATGCTTCTGCACCTAAAGGAATTGTTTATTATTTATTAAGTCAGACTGATTTCGATGGTACTACTCAAAAACTTTCAACGATAGCTGTAGAAAATGATTTCGAAAATGATTTTCATATAACATGTTTTGAGAAGAATGGTGTTCTTAAAATTCTTTCTACTGAAAAAGGTGAATTTCAATTACAGATTATTTCGATGAATGGCCAGGTTGTTTATTCTGAAAATATTTTATTCGGATCAAAAGATGTTGAATTGAATTCCTATTTATTGAATCCCGGTGTTTATATTTTGAATGTGAAAAATGAAAGAAAATTATTTTCGACAAAGTTTGTTTGGTGA
- a CDS encoding S8 family serine peptidase — protein sequence MKRICALVLFAFGFLFASAQQVNKNYSILFKSGVVQLQPNADAFSTNDDLNQFPVFNQRIYALLQFNNVPTIEQRQIIEASGIHLLDYIPHFAFYASLPSDFNPGILASLDVRSLSVIEATYKLSQELRNNSIPPHAIKQEGTVDVNVLYFNDVTREIAIKELISNGANVIKTPENLKTITIRINNNEIEKFSELPFVEYMETIAPDPTPDDTKGRSLHRSNVINSEQTNGLHYNGSGVHVAVADDGSISHIDFKGRWTDHTNTAQGGTHGDMTSGICVGAGNLDPTITGMATGAHLHEFSISGYPQIVDAISNYNIDSIVLVSTSYSQGCNEYTSDSQFGDELIYDNPQLEFIFSAGNNNSSDCGYGAGDQWGNITGGYKSGKNVIACANVNANDLIAGSSSRGPASDGRVKPDIAANGTDQMSTDENNTYQVGGGTSAASPGVAGISAQLCQAYKEMNSGQEINTALLKATLLNTASELGNPGPDYIFGWGRVNAMRAYDLLAGNNFIFDSVSQGQAKTFNLTIPANTSLAKVMVYWHDYEGNPSASKALVNDLNISMTDLSSTNYLPLILDPTPDEITLNNFAVQGVDTLNNAEQIQIENPAAGTYSLTVDGFEVPQGVQKFYVVWDMIEDGIKLTYPNGAEGFVAGEEEILRWDDASQSTQSYTAEYSTNNGTSWNTISTNIPYTNRQATFSVPFVSTDQVLIRISRGSQSDVSDNSFSIFSEITNLSVTYECPDSLRLEWTPVSGAVAYEVSMLGNMYMDSVATSTNPFVTIYGTVPNVDKWFSVRAIGVNGGKGRRVTAISKPAGVFNCPLAFDNEMVNLVSPVSGSYRDCPSNGSVDVTIHFRSLSINPVSNFPVNYRLNTGSIVTEIFTGTLNIFDTASHTFSVPVSLLATGSYQLAAWISLPGDMNNYNDSVFAEINVIDGNIGFPPLTEDLETSFPPFGFLIVNPDSEITWVSRNVTGVSSFSTTAAYLDNFSYNSPGEEDYFETRVYDLTGMTNSYLTFDVAHAPYSANFIDGLRVDVSTNCGADFIPTGYIKDGLTLGTIGGYNTDSGWEPIDASEWRNDSVDLSAFAGQQVILRFASINGYGNGLYIDNINVANLPVGVNENTKNTAVTIYPNPAKEMFNIYCLDASNEEVTVNLFDAMGRSIKTVRNNFTQNNNLEMRLSGVAKGIYTVELNSSQMNSRVKVVVN from the coding sequence ATGAAAAGGATTTGTGCATTAGTTTTATTTGCATTCGGTTTTCTGTTTGCCTCAGCGCAGCAGGTAAATAAAAATTATTCTATACTTTTTAAATCGGGAGTTGTACAACTCCAGCCTAATGCTGATGCCTTTTCAACGAATGACGACCTGAATCAGTTTCCGGTTTTCAATCAGCGTATTTACGCATTGCTCCAATTCAATAATGTGCCAACAATAGAGCAACGCCAGATCATTGAAGCAAGCGGAATTCATCTGCTGGATTACATTCCGCACTTTGCATTTTATGCTTCGCTGCCTTCTGATTTTAATCCGGGCATACTAGCTTCTCTTGACGTAAGAAGTTTATCTGTAATAGAAGCAACTTACAAACTTAGTCAGGAACTGAGAAACAATTCTATTCCTCCACATGCAATCAAACAAGAAGGAACTGTTGATGTAAATGTTTTGTATTTCAACGATGTTACAAGGGAGATTGCCATCAAAGAATTAATTTCTAATGGAGCGAATGTTATCAAGACGCCCGAAAATCTTAAAACGATTACGATCAGGATTAATAACAATGAAATCGAAAAGTTTTCGGAATTACCTTTTGTAGAGTATATGGAAACAATTGCGCCTGATCCAACTCCCGACGATACAAAAGGTCGCAGTCTTCATCGCTCGAATGTAATCAATTCAGAACAGACAAACGGTTTGCACTACAATGGTTCAGGTGTGCATGTGGCAGTTGCTGATGATGGAAGTATAAGTCACATTGATTTTAAAGGTCGCTGGACTGATCATACCAATACTGCACAAGGAGGAACTCATGGTGATATGACTTCAGGGATTTGTGTAGGTGCCGGAAATCTTGATCCTACAATAACGGGAATGGCTACAGGTGCGCATCTTCACGAATTTTCAATTAGCGGTTATCCGCAAATTGTTGATGCAATTTCAAATTACAATATCGATAGTATTGTACTGGTGTCTACAAGTTATAGCCAGGGCTGTAATGAGTATACATCAGACTCTCAATTTGGAGATGAATTAATTTATGACAATCCGCAACTTGAATTTATATTCAGTGCAGGTAATAATAATAGTTCCGATTGTGGTTACGGCGCAGGGGATCAATGGGGTAATATTACCGGTGGATATAAATCAGGAAAAAATGTAATTGCATGTGCAAATGTAAATGCCAACGATTTGATAGCAGGAAGCAGCAGTCGTGGTCCCGCAAGCGATGGCCGTGTAAAGCCGGATATCGCTGCGAATGGAACAGATCAAATGTCGACTGATGAAAACAACACTTATCAAGTCGGCGGAGGTACTTCCGCAGCTTCACCGGGTGTTGCCGGTATAAGTGCACAATTATGTCAGGCTTATAAAGAAATGAATTCAGGACAGGAAATTAATACGGCTTTGCTTAAAGCAACATTGTTAAACACCGCTTCAGAACTTGGAAATCCGGGTCCCGATTACATTTTCGGCTGGGGTCGTGTGAATGCAATGCGCGCATATGATCTGCTTGCCGGCAACAATTTTATTTTCGATTCTGTTTCTCAGGGTCAGGCGAAGACATTTAATTTAACTATTCCGGCTAATACGTCTCTTGCAAAAGTAATGGTTTACTGGCACGATTACGAAGGAAATCCTTCTGCATCAAAGGCGCTGGTAAATGATCTGAATATATCTATGACTGACTTATCCAGTACAAATTATCTTCCATTGATATTGGATCCCACACCTGATGAAATAACTCTGAATAATTTTGCTGTGCAGGGGGTTGATACTTTGAATAATGCCGAACAAATACAAATTGAAAATCCTGCTGCAGGAACCTATTCTTTAACAGTAGATGGTTTTGAAGTACCGCAAGGCGTACAAAAATTTTATGTTGTATGGGATATGATAGAAGATGGAATTAAACTTACTTATCCGAATGGTGCAGAAGGTTTCGTAGCCGGTGAAGAAGAAATACTTCGATGGGATGATGCGAGTCAATCAACGCAATCATACACCGCTGAATATTCAACAAACAATGGAACTTCCTGGAATACTATTTCAACAAATATTCCATATACAAATCGACAAGCGACATTCTCAGTTCCATTTGTTTCAACGGATCAGGTATTGATCAGAATTTCCCGTGGTTCGCAATCGGATGTCAGTGATAATTCGTTTTCAATATTTTCAGAAATCACAAACTTATCTGTTACGTATGAATGTCCTGATTCTCTCAGACTGGAATGGACTCCCGTATCCGGTGCTGTAGCTTATGAAGTAAGTATGCTTGGTAATATGTATATGGATTCTGTCGCTACAAGCACAAATCCATTTGTCACAATTTATGGTACAGTTCCAAATGTTGACAAATGGTTTAGTGTAAGAGCCATTGGTGTGAATGGTGGTAAAGGCCGGAGAGTAACTGCAATTTCTAAACCTGCCGGTGTATTCAATTGCCCATTGGCATTTGATAATGAAATGGTGAATTTGGTTTCGCCCGTTTCAGGTTCTTATCGTGATTGTCCTTCGAATGGATCTGTTGATGTTACAATTCATTTCAGAAGTTTATCAATTAATCCGGTTTCAAATTTTCCTGTAAACTATCGATTGAATACAGGTAGTATTGTAACAGAAATTTTTACCGGAACCTTAAATATATTTGATACTGCATCACATACATTTTCAGTTCCTGTTTCTTTACTTGCGACAGGTTCATATCAACTTGCTGCATGGATTTCATTGCCAGGTGATATGAATAATTATAATGACAGTGTATTTGCAGAAATAAATGTGATTGACGGTAACATCGGTTTTCCACCTTTGACTGAAGATCTTGAAACTTCTTTTCCGCCGTTTGGTTTTTTAATTGTGAATCCTGATAGTGAAATAACATGGGTCAGTCGAAACGTTACAGGAGTAAGTTCATTTTCAACAACCGCTGCATATTTGGACAATTTCAGTTACAATTCTCCGGGAGAAGAAGATTATTTTGAAACACGCGTGTATGACCTGACAGGAATGACAAATTCTTATCTGACATTTGATGTAGCTCACGCACCGTATTCTGCCAACTTTATTGACGGCTTGCGTGTAGATGTATCAACAAATTGCGGAGCTGATTTCATACCTACAGGATATATTAAAGATGGTTTAACGCTTGGTACAATTGGCGGATATAATACGGATTCAGGTTGGGAACCAATAGATGCATCAGAATGGAGAAATGATTCTGTTGATCTGTCTGCATTTGCAGGTCAACAAGTAATTCTTCGCTTTGCAAGTATTAATGGTTATGGGAATGGTCTTTATATTGATAACATTAATGTTGCAAATCTACCCGTTGGTGTGAATGAGAATACAAAGAACACTGCAGTTACTATTTATCCGAATCCTGCTAAAGAGATGTTCAACATCTATTGCCTGGATGCATCGAATGAAGAAGTGACAGTGAATCTTTTTGATGCAATGGGACGATCTATCAAAACGGTGCGAAACAATTTCACACAGAACAATAATCTCGAAATGCGTTTGAGCGGTGTTGCTAAAGGAATTTATACTGTTGAATTAAATTCAAGTCAGATGAATAGTCGGGTTAAGGTAGTGGTGAATTGA
- a CDS encoding succinate dehydrogenase cytochrome b subunit translates to MISSLKIFYTSVGRKMVMALTGLFLCLFLLEHLYGNLLLYKLDGGEAFNEFSHFMAGNMIIRTIEIGLFAGILIHAIDGLFLTFSNKKARPVGYAVNHQSKNSSWFSRNMGLTGSIIFVFLIIHIRTFFVPHRIGTPENAMSYDVAYAFQTNWYAALYLVAMVILGFHLNHGFQSAFQTMGWNNHKFSKTIKSVGTIYALIMMIGFASFPVIFYFDLFGAATNMGVK, encoded by the coding sequence ATGATTTCATCCCTTAAAATATTCTACACTTCAGTTGGCCGGAAAATGGTGATGGCCCTGACCGGCTTATTTCTTTGCCTTTTTTTACTGGAACATTTGTATGGTAACTTGTTGTTATACAAGCTGGATGGTGGTGAAGCCTTCAATGAATTCTCCCATTTTATGGCTGGAAATATGATAATCCGAACTATCGAAATTGGACTTTTTGCCGGAATACTGATTCATGCAATCGATGGCTTGTTCCTGACTTTCTCCAATAAAAAAGCTCGTCCGGTTGGTTATGCTGTGAACCATCAGTCGAAAAACAGTTCTTGGTTCAGCAGAAATATGGGATTAACAGGATCTATAATTTTCGTTTTTCTGATCATTCATATCCGCACTTTCTTTGTTCCACACCGTATCGGTACTCCTGAAAATGCAATGTCGTATGATGTTGCTTATGCATTTCAAACGAACTGGTATGCGGCATTGTATCTTGTTGCAATGGTAATTCTGGGATTTCATTTGAATCATGGATTTCAATCTGCATTCCAGACGATGGGCTGGAATAATCATAAGTTCAGTAAAACAATTAAATCTGTCGGAACCATCTATGCATTAATTATGATGATCGGTTTCGCTTCTTTCCCTGTGATTTTCTACTTCGATCTTTTCGGAGCAGCAACAAATATGGGTGTTAAATAA
- a CDS encoding succinate dehydrogenase/fumarate reductase iron-sulfur subunit — protein sequence METINLKLKIWRQKNNTASGRFEIYDMPDVSTHMSFLEMLDVLNDRLIRDGKEPVAFDHDCREGICGMCSMYINGRAHGPMRGTTTCQLHMRHFHEGETITIEPWRAAAFPVIKDLVVDRTSFENIIQAGGYISVNTGNAPDANSIPIEKSKSDEAFDAAACIGCGACVASCKNASAMLFLSAKVSQLALLPQGDPERRERVLNMVKTHDEAGFGNCTNTGACEAECPKGISISHIARLNREYLRAGVSKE from the coding sequence ATGGAAACTATAAACCTCAAATTAAAAATCTGGCGACAAAAAAACAACACCGCATCCGGTCGCTTTGAAATATACGATATGCCGGATGTAAGTACGCACATGTCGTTTCTGGAAATGCTGGATGTGTTGAACGACCGGTTGATCAGAGACGGGAAAGAGCCTGTGGCTTTTGATCATGATTGTCGTGAAGGGATTTGTGGGATGTGTAGTATGTATATCAACGGACGTGCACATGGACCAATGCGTGGCACAACTACTTGTCAGTTGCACATGCGTCATTTTCACGAAGGTGAAACGATTACGATCGAACCATGGCGTGCGGCTGCATTTCCTGTTATCAAGGATCTTGTAGTTGACCGTACATCTTTTGAAAATATTATTCAGGCAGGTGGATATATTTCTGTAAATACCGGTAATGCACCGGATGCAAACAGTATTCCAATCGAGAAATCGAAATCAGATGAAGCGTTTGATGCAGCAGCATGTATCGGTTGCGGAGCTTGCGTTGCAAGTTGCAAAAATGCGTCTGCTATGCTTTTCCTTTCAGCGAAAGTTTCTCAGCTTGCCTTACTTCCACAAGGTGATCCTGAACGGCGGGAGCGTGTATTGAACATGGTTAAAACACATGATGAAGCCGGTTTTGGTAATTGCACAAATACAGGTGCATGTGAAGCAGAATGTCCGAAAGGAATTTCTATTTCGCATATTGCCAGATTGAATCGCGAGTATTTGAGAGCGGGGGTTTCGAAAGAGTAG
- the tnpA gene encoding IS200/IS605 family transposase, translated as MANTYSEVYIQFVFAVQGRRSLIPPCHREELHKYISGIVERLDQKMLAIFAMPDHLHLFAGMKPQLSHSDFMRDIKAGSSKFINEKNWLNTKFNWQSGFGEFSYSKSQIDRVVKYILNQEEHHKKMTFKNEYLSLLKKFEVEYEERYLFEWID; from the coding sequence ATGGCAAACACATATTCAGAAGTCTATATACAATTTGTTTTCGCAGTTCAAGGACGACGAAGTTTAATCCCACCTTGTCATCGAGAAGAATTACACAAGTATATTTCAGGAATCGTTGAAAGGCTCGATCAGAAAATGCTGGCGATTTTCGCTATGCCTGATCATTTACATCTTTTTGCAGGGATGAAGCCGCAATTATCGCATTCAGATTTCATGAGAGACATTAAAGCTGGCTCATCGAAATTCATAAATGAAAAAAATTGGTTGAACACAAAATTCAATTGGCAATCCGGCTTTGGTGAATTCTCATATTCTAAAAGTCAAATTGATCGCGTTGTAAAGTACATTCTCAATCAAGAGGAACATCATAAGAAGATGACTTTTAAGAACGAGTATCTTTCTCTTCTTAAAAAATTTGAGGTAGAATATGAGGAAAGATATTTATTTGAATGGATAGATTAA